The genomic stretch ttaaaaaataaaaaaaaatattttaatacatatctaaataaaaaatactttaaaaaataaccgcaaccACATTCCAAAACACACCCCACAGCAAAGCCCTCCTTGGAATAGCCAAGAGAATAATTCAAATGGCAATTTTCAAACAGTATTTAGACATTCCGTGCTTCTCTAGAGTATTTTGATAACGGTAAATGAATCTATATCGTGACTTGACTGACACTCCAAACTACTCATGGCTTATATTCAGAATATATTCCGATGCAAATAGTCTGCATACTGCATAgtgtatgttaattaaaaagacaaaCAGAGTATTGACGCATGaaatatgaatttataaaacaaatcttgtgagaaaaagaaagaataaagaatGGAGGCAAcatctaaaacaaaacatcaaatgCTAGCACACATTGTTGAGAAAATTTCAACTCCAGTCCATTAAGCctgtaatttcaaaaaaaagaagaagaagcgaaTCAGAGAATATAACTGACAGACCACAATTAGCAGAAAGTGATACTTTGTAAACAATGGAAGCAATGAAGAATACAGATATTATCGCACATACCTTGCTAGCAATGTTGTTTGAAAGCCAGTCCAATCCTTCATAAAGCCCTTCTCCTGAAGTGGCACATGTGCTCTGGATATACCTGCAAAACATCAACAAAAGTTACGTGCTTGCTTATGTTTGTGTAGAGCGATCAAGGTATGGAGAGATAGTTCACAGGAAAAGAGAAGGTATGAAGAGCAAGAGAAGTTTGCTTCCAAGTTTGTATTCctcggggaaaaaaaaaatgcattttgtaGGTGGAAGGAGTGGCGAGCAGAACCGCATGATTAAGAATGTCAATGCTTGGTGCCCTGTTTTAAGGATAACCATGAATTTGTGCTTTTCATGCTTTGTAGGCTTGTGCATGTGTGTCTTATGTGTGCATGGGGGCGAGTGGGAGTGAGAGAGAGTGCTATCAACTTTACCAGTGGCGTTGCCTTAGAGAATGAAGACCAAGCTTATCAGTGATTTCAGCAGCATTCATTGCATTTGGAAGATCTTGCTTATTTGCAAACACAAGGAGCACAGCCTCCCTCAGCTCATCCtgcccagaaaaaaataaaatcaatattatttccTCAATCCTAATACGCCACTGCATATATAGGTTCATGCAAAATTATCATCTCATTATTCCAGTAGCATAAATGAAAGACATTTCTGCCATGGCAAAATCTTAAACATCGATATATAAGCAAAGATTGAAATTCTCAGTACCTCATTCAACATCCTGTGCAGCTCCTCTCTAGCCTCACCAACTCGATCGCGGTCGTTACTGTCAACCACAAA from Populus alba chromosome 8, ASM523922v2, whole genome shotgun sequence encodes the following:
- the LOC118062415 gene encoding ADP-ribosylation factor 1 is translated as MGLSFTKLLGRLFSKKEMRILMVGLDAAGKTTILYKLKLGEIVTTIPTIGFNVETVEYKNISFTVWDVGGQDKIRPLWRHYFQNTQGLIFVVDSNDRDRVGEAREELHRMLNEDELREAVLLVFANKQDLPNAMNAAEITDKLGLHSLRQRHWYIQSTCATSGEGLYEGLDWLSNNIASKA